The proteins below come from a single Bactrocera tryoni isolate S06 unplaced genomic scaffold, CSIRO_BtryS06_freeze2 scaffold_25, whole genome shotgun sequence genomic window:
- the LOC120780339 gene encoding uncharacterized protein LOC120780339 produces MELAEQIDDSTFCTMNDEAPTSVMGICNSSPDIIIASGGPINSITWRPMLTLASDHLSIIISIEKPLDFVSVDKHTFINFNKANWVGFTEFTENTFNALPIPTDVCVGERQFRKVIAAATARFIPDGRIAEIRPDFPAEVVVLANERDTLRHADPGDPGIRDLNLAYDKPL; encoded by the coding sequence atggagctggcggaacagattgacgattcgacattctgcacaatgaatgacgaagcccccaccagcGTTATGGGCATCTGTAATAGCTCGCCTGATATTATCATTGCTAGTGGTGGTCCgataaatagcataacctggcgacctatgctaactctaGCATCGGACCATCTGtccataattatctcgatcgagaaacctCTCGACTTCGTTTCTGTGGACAAGCATACCttcattaactttaacaaagctaactgggtcggcttcacagaatttactgagaacaccttcaacgctctacccattcctacggacgtatgcgttggcgaacgtcaattccgcaaggtgattgcagcagctaccgctcgcttcatcccggATGGAAGAATAGCTGAAATCCGCCCCGATTTCCCAGCCGAAGTAGTCGTTTTAGCTAacgagcgcgacaccttacgccatgccgatcccggaGATCCcggaataagggatctcaatttggcgTATGATAAACCATTATAA